From the genome of Parazoarcus communis, one region includes:
- the nusA gene encoding transcription termination factor NusA, translated as MSREILLLVDALAREKNVAKDIVFAALESALASATKKRVHDDADVVVSINRDTGDYESVRRWVVMLDEDVTNDEAEMGIIDAREVKADVELGDYIEEALEPIDFGRIGAQAAKQVILQKIRDAEREQVLNDFLERKEFLVSGAIKRMERGNAIIEVGRMEAVLPRDQHIPRENLRVGDRVRAYLLKIDRGARGPQLILSRTAPEFLMKLFELEVPEIEDGLLEMKACARDPGLRAKVAVKSNDPRIDPIGTCVGLRGSRVTAVRNEIGGEQIDIIVWSADPAQFVVSALQPAEVVSIVVDEEAHAMDVVVDENNLAISIGRNGQNVKLASELTGWTINLMSEQESAAKSEEERGGLRSVFMAKLDVDEELADILIDEGFSSLEEIAYVPLAEMLEIESFDEDTVNELRNRARNVLLTEAIVTEEKLENVADDLLNLNGMDKALAATLASHEIRTRDDLADLAVDELVEMAGIDDERAKALISVARAHWFEE; from the coding sequence ATGAGCCGCGAAATTCTGCTGCTTGTGGATGCGCTGGCACGTGAAAAGAACGTTGCCAAAGACATCGTGTTCGCCGCGCTCGAGTCGGCGCTTGCCTCCGCGACCAAAAAGCGCGTTCATGACGATGCCGACGTTGTCGTCAGCATCAATCGCGATACCGGCGATTACGAGTCGGTTCGTCGCTGGGTGGTCATGCTCGACGAGGACGTGACCAACGATGAGGCCGAGATGGGCATCATCGATGCGCGCGAGGTCAAGGCCGACGTCGAGCTGGGTGATTACATCGAGGAAGCGCTCGAGCCGATCGACTTCGGCCGTATCGGTGCCCAGGCTGCGAAGCAGGTCATTCTGCAGAAAATTCGCGATGCCGAGCGCGAGCAGGTGCTGAACGACTTCCTTGAACGCAAGGAATTCCTGGTTTCCGGTGCGATCAAACGCATGGAGCGGGGCAATGCGATCATCGAAGTGGGCCGGATGGAAGCCGTGCTGCCGCGTGATCAGCACATTCCGCGCGAGAACCTGCGCGTGGGTGACCGCGTCCGGGCGTATCTGCTCAAGATCGATCGTGGCGCGCGGGGTCCGCAACTCATCCTGTCGCGCACCGCGCCCGAATTCCTGATGAAGCTGTTCGAGCTTGAAGTGCCCGAGATTGAAGACGGCCTGCTCGAGATGAAAGCCTGCGCACGTGACCCCGGTCTGCGTGCGAAGGTGGCCGTCAAGTCGAATGATCCGCGTATCGATCCGATCGGCACCTGCGTCGGTCTGCGTGGTTCGCGCGTGACCGCCGTGCGTAACGAGATCGGTGGCGAACAGATCGACATCATCGTGTGGTCTGCCGACCCGGCCCAGTTCGTGGTTTCGGCGCTGCAGCCCGCCGAAGTGGTTTCGATCGTTGTTGACGAAGAAGCGCACGCGATGGATGTGGTGGTGGACGAGAACAATCTCGCCATCTCCATCGGTCGCAACGGGCAGAACGTCAAGCTGGCGTCCGAGCTGACCGGCTGGACCATCAATCTGATGAGCGAGCAGGAGTCGGCCGCCAAGTCGGAAGAAGAGCGCGGCGGTTTGCGCTCGGTCTTCATGGCCAAGCTTGATGTGGATGAAGAGCTGGCCGATATCCTGATCGACGAGGGTTTCTCCTCGCTTGAGGAAATTGCCTATGTGCCGCTCGCCGAAATGCTCGAAATCGAGTCCTTCGACGAAGACACTGTGAATGAGTTGCGCAACCGTGCGCGCAACGTGTTGCTGACTGAAGCAATTGTGACCGAGGAAAAACTGGAAAACGTCGCTGACGACCTGTTGAACCTCAATGGCATGGACAAGGCGCTTGCCGCTACGCTGGCGAGTCATGAGATTCGCACCCGGGACGACCTGGCTGACCTCGCGGTCGACGAGCTGGTTGAGATGGCCGGGATCGACGACGAACGAGCCAAGGCGCTGATTTCCGTTGCGCGCGCCCACTGGTTCGAAGAATGA
- the rimP gene encoding ribosome maturation factor RimP: MRVDLGSLVEQVVSGLGYELVDLELSPKGRLFRVFIDIERGINVDDCATVSNQLTRVFEVENIDYDRLEVSSPGLDRPLKKLVDFERFAGHEIQLRLSLPIGNQRNFVGVLQGVRDGEVLLTTEKGELSLPYADIEKARLVPKF; this comes from the coding sequence ATGCGGGTGGATCTGGGAAGTCTGGTTGAGCAAGTGGTCAGTGGGCTCGGGTACGAGCTGGTTGACCTTGAATTGTCGCCCAAGGGGCGGCTTTTTCGCGTCTTCATCGATATCGAGCGTGGTATCAACGTGGATGATTGCGCGACCGTCAGTAACCAGCTGACCCGGGTTTTCGAAGTCGAGAATATCGATTACGACCGGCTCGAAGTGTCGTCCCCGGGGCTCGATCGGCCGCTCAAGAAGCTGGTTGATTTCGAGCGCTTTGCCGGGCACGAGATCCAGTTGCGACTGTCCCTGCCAATCGGCAATCAACGAAATTTTGTAGGCGTGCTTCAGGGTGTGCGTGACGGCGAGGTGCTGCTCACGACTGAAAAGGGCGAACTGAGCCTGCCCTATGCTGATATCGAGAAGGCACGCCTTGTTCCGAAATTCTGA
- the rluB gene encoding 23S rRNA pseudouridine(2605) synthase RluB, which produces MSTPRKSNRPLRPPTKKPTEQGRHQPRQGGRRDAPDEFVDEDRRPAMRPDAHKSALGTPEGMTLEGPGRERRRGPAQNGPATFTEPERLQKVLAQAGVASRREIEELVVAGRISVNGLPAALGQKIGPGDRVKLNGKLIPLRFVQRTPRVLIYHKPEGEIVSRDDPEGRPTVFERLPVLRKGRWLAVGRLDFNTSGLLLFTSDGDLANKLMHPRYEIDRQYAVRLLGELTEEQARQLVDGVVLDDGPARFNSLQAAGGEGVNHWYHVTLSEGRNREVRRMFEAIGLTVSRLIRVRYGPVELPSRLKRGMWMEMPEVEVCKLAGLPPPPPKQGPPGKAQPPKLRRTAPRA; this is translated from the coding sequence TTGTCGACACCACGCAAATCCAATCGGCCGCTGCGGCCGCCGACCAAGAAACCGACTGAGCAGGGACGGCATCAGCCCCGCCAGGGTGGGCGCCGCGACGCGCCCGATGAATTCGTGGACGAGGACCGTCGTCCCGCCATGCGCCCGGACGCGCACAAGTCCGCGCTGGGTACGCCTGAAGGCATGACCCTCGAAGGGCCGGGGCGGGAGCGCCGCCGTGGTCCCGCCCAGAATGGTCCGGCGACCTTCACCGAACCCGAGCGTCTGCAGAAGGTGCTGGCTCAGGCCGGCGTGGCTTCGCGCCGCGAGATCGAAGAGCTCGTGGTTGCAGGTCGTATCTCGGTCAATGGTCTGCCCGCAGCGCTCGGGCAGAAGATCGGGCCGGGTGACCGGGTCAAGCTCAACGGCAAGCTGATTCCGCTGCGCTTCGTGCAGCGCACGCCGCGGGTTCTGATCTATCACAAGCCCGAGGGCGAGATCGTTTCGCGTGACGACCCTGAAGGGCGCCCGACAGTGTTCGAGCGCCTGCCGGTCCTGCGCAAGGGGCGCTGGCTCGCAGTGGGGCGTCTGGACTTCAATACCTCGGGTTTGCTGCTGTTTACCAGTGATGGCGATCTCGCCAACAAGCTGATGCACCCGCGCTATGAGATCGACCGGCAGTACGCGGTCCGTCTGCTGGGCGAGCTGACTGAAGAGCAGGCGCGTCAACTGGTTGACGGCGTTGTGCTCGACGATGGTCCGGCCCGCTTCAACTCCCTGCAGGCTGCTGGTGGCGAGGGGGTGAATCACTGGTATCACGTGACGCTCTCGGAGGGGCGTAATCGCGAGGTCCGGCGCATGTTCGAGGCGATCGGACTCACCGTGAGCCGGCTGATACGGGTGCGTTACGGTCCGGTCGAACTGCCTTCACGGCTAAAGCGCGGGATGTGGATGGAAATGCCCGAGGTCGAGGTGTGCAAGCTTGCCGGCCTGCCGCCGCCCCCGCCAAAGCAGGGGCCGCCGGGCAAGGCGCAACCGCCCAAGTTGCGGCGCACTGCGCCGCGTGCCTGA
- the scpB gene encoding SMC-Scp complex subunit ScpB — translation MDRATTPELCKRIIETALLATPAPLTVGVLRGLFDEDPGPDLVRRLLDELRNDWDASERGVELVQLAGGWRFQTRPAFQVYLDRLKEEKPPRYSRAVMETLAIIAYRQPVTRGDIEDIRGVTVSPGVLKTLESRGWIDVVGHRDTPGRPALFATTRRFLDDMGLRSLTELPALTEIERIMDLVDTTQIQSAAAAADQETD, via the coding sequence ATGGATCGCGCGACAACGCCTGAACTGTGCAAACGCATCATCGAAACGGCATTGCTGGCGACGCCCGCACCGTTGACGGTGGGCGTCCTGCGCGGGCTGTTCGACGAAGATCCGGGACCGGATCTGGTGCGGCGTCTGCTCGACGAGCTGCGCAACGACTGGGATGCGTCGGAGCGCGGCGTCGAGCTGGTGCAACTGGCCGGCGGCTGGCGTTTTCAGACGCGCCCTGCATTCCAGGTGTACCTGGATCGCCTGAAGGAGGAAAAACCGCCGCGTTATTCGCGTGCGGTCATGGAAACATTGGCAATCATTGCCTACCGCCAGCCGGTAACCCGTGGCGACATCGAGGATATTCGCGGTGTCACGGTCTCCCCTGGCGTACTGAAAACCCTGGAATCGCGGGGATGGATCGACGTTGTCGGTCATCGCGACACGCCCGGCAGGCCGGCGTTGTTCGCGACCACGCGACGTTTCCTGGATGATATGGGTCTGCGCAGCCTCACCGAGCTGCCGGCTCTCACTGAAATCGAAAGGATCATGGATCTTGTCGACACCACGCAAATCCAATCGGCCGCTGCGGCCGCCGACCAAGAAACCGACTGA
- a CDS encoding segregation and condensation protein A, translated as MTEATLPLPLVPIETVEDVATIARLYGEPMLEMPKDLYIPPDALQIILDAFEGPLDLLLYLIRKANLNVLDIPMAPLTVQYLTYVEAMRASNLDLAADYLLMAAMLLEIKSRMLLPRPPRDDAEEEDPRAELVRRLLEYEQTKLAAARLDAMPRVERDFEWVSVFVAEKVVERLPEVSLHDLQLSWLRIMKKARLTQNHRVGREQLSVREHMTSILRKLGGGDFVVFDTLFEPELGAAGLVVSFLAVLELVKERLVDVTQNEAFAPIYVKLADGSRDNA; from the coding sequence ATGACTGAAGCGACGCTGCCGCTGCCACTGGTCCCGATCGAAACGGTCGAGGATGTGGCGACAATCGCACGTCTTTACGGCGAGCCCATGCTCGAAATGCCGAAAGACCTGTATATTCCGCCCGACGCACTGCAGATCATCCTTGATGCGTTCGAGGGGCCGCTGGATTTGCTGCTGTATCTGATCCGCAAGGCCAACCTCAACGTTCTCGACATTCCGATGGCGCCGTTGACGGTTCAGTATCTGACGTACGTCGAAGCGATGCGTGCCAGCAACCTCGATCTGGCTGCAGACTATCTCCTGATGGCAGCGATGCTGCTCGAGATCAAGTCACGCATGCTGCTGCCGCGTCCGCCGCGGGACGATGCCGAAGAAGAAGATCCGCGCGCCGAACTGGTGCGCAGGCTGCTCGAGTACGAGCAGACCAAACTTGCCGCGGCGCGCCTCGATGCCATGCCGCGGGTCGAGCGCGATTTCGAGTGGGTGAGCGTGTTTGTCGCCGAGAAGGTGGTCGAGCGCCTGCCCGAGGTCAGCCTGCACGATCTGCAGCTGTCCTGGTTGCGCATCATGAAGAAGGCCCGGCTGACCCAGAATCACCGGGTAGGGCGCGAGCAGCTGTCCGTTCGCGAGCACATGACGTCGATCCTGCGCAAGCTGGGGGGCGGCGATTTCGTGGTCTTCGATACGCTGTTCGAGCCGGAGCTGGGTGCGGCCGGCCTGGTGGTGAGCTTTTTGGCGGTGCTCGAACTGGTCAAGGAACGACTGGTCGATGTCACGCAGAACGAGGCCTTTGCGCCGATATACGTGAAACTGGCTGATGGATCGCGCGACAACGCCTGA
- a CDS encoding tryptophan--tRNA ligase, which yields MYAERVLSGMRPTGRLHLGHYHGVLKNWVKLQEEHPCLFFAADWHALTTAYDTPAVIEDHVWEMLIDWLAAGVDPSQATLFIQSRVPEHAELHLLLSMMCPLGWLERVPSYKDQQDRLSGKDLGTYGFLGYPLLQAADILIYRADTVPVGEDQVPHVEMTREVARRFNHLYGREPGFEDKARDAVRKLGSRRARMYAELRVRFQQDGEGDALEQAKALLEETQNLSLGDRERLYGYLEGNGKMILVEPDALLTDAPRIPGLDGQKMSKSHNNTIFLREDDDSVARKIRTMQTDPARARRTDPGDPDKCPVWQFHVVYSDESTRDWVQNGCRSAGIGCIECKQPVVDAVIKEQAGLRERARPYIEDPSLVRNILADGCERARKLAQETMRDVREAMGLSYG from the coding sequence ATGTACGCTGAACGCGTTCTCTCCGGCATGCGCCCGACCGGGCGTCTGCATCTCGGTCATTACCACGGAGTGCTCAAGAACTGGGTCAAGCTGCAGGAGGAGCATCCCTGCCTGTTCTTCGCTGCCGACTGGCATGCACTGACCACCGCCTACGATACCCCGGCGGTGATCGAAGACCATGTTTGGGAGATGCTGATCGACTGGCTCGCAGCCGGCGTCGATCCGTCGCAGGCAACGCTGTTCATCCAGTCGCGCGTGCCCGAGCATGCGGAGCTGCATCTGCTGCTGTCGATGATGTGCCCGCTGGGCTGGCTTGAGCGTGTGCCGAGCTACAAGGATCAGCAGGACAGGCTCAGTGGCAAGGATCTCGGGACTTACGGCTTTCTCGGTTATCCCCTGCTGCAGGCGGCTGACATCCTGATCTATCGCGCCGATACCGTGCCGGTGGGTGAGGACCAGGTGCCGCATGTCGAGATGACGCGCGAAGTGGCGCGGCGCTTCAATCACCTTTACGGTCGCGAGCCCGGGTTCGAGGACAAGGCCAGGGATGCGGTGCGCAAGCTCGGCTCCCGGCGTGCCCGCATGTATGCCGAATTGCGCGTCCGCTTCCAGCAGGACGGCGAAGGGGATGCACTCGAACAGGCCAAGGCCTTGCTCGAGGAAACACAGAACCTGAGCCTCGGTGACCGTGAGCGTCTCTACGGTTACCTCGAAGGCAACGGCAAGATGATCCTGGTCGAGCCGGACGCCCTGCTGACCGATGCCCCGCGCATACCGGGTCTCGATGGGCAGAAGATGTCGAAGTCTCACAACAACACGATTTTCCTGCGCGAGGACGACGACAGCGTGGCGCGCAAGATACGCACCATGCAAACCGATCCTGCCCGTGCGCGGCGCACCGATCCGGGTGATCCGGATAAGTGCCCGGTGTGGCAGTTTCATGTTGTCTATTCGGACGAATCGACCCGCGACTGGGTGCAGAATGGCTGCCGCAGTGCGGGGATCGGCTGCATCGAATGCAAGCAGCCGGTTGTCGATGCGGTGATCAAGGAACAGGCGGGTTTGCGCGAGCGTGCGCGTCCCTATATCGAGGACCCGTCGCTGGTGCGCAACATTCTTGCCGATGGCTGCGAGCGCGCGCGCAAGCTTGCCCAGGAGACGATGCGGGATGTGCGCGAAGCAATGGGCTTGAGCTACGGGTGA
- a CDS encoding site-2 protease family protein, whose product MESLISNLAIWALPVLLAITLHEAAHGYVARYFGDPTADRAGRITLNPLRHIDPVGTVLVPAGILGLSVLFGGGGILFGWAKPVPVDFGRLRRPKADMLWVAAAGPGANLAMAIGWALLFKLAISSPQGAFTIPMMKMADAGMQINGVLMLLNLLPIPPLDGGRIAVSLLPGRLAWHFSRIEPFGFPILLLLLFSGLLGAILGPMLAMFRFFLALIFGI is encoded by the coding sequence ATGGAATCGCTGATATCTAATCTGGCCATCTGGGCCTTGCCGGTGTTGCTCGCCATTACGCTGCACGAAGCGGCGCATGGCTATGTGGCCCGCTATTTCGGCGATCCAACGGCAGACCGGGCCGGGCGCATCACGCTCAATCCCCTGCGACACATCGATCCGGTCGGTACTGTGCTGGTCCCCGCAGGTATCCTTGGCCTGAGTGTTCTGTTCGGCGGAGGCGGCATTCTTTTTGGCTGGGCCAAGCCGGTCCCGGTCGACTTTGGCCGTTTGCGGCGCCCCAAGGCAGACATGCTGTGGGTCGCGGCGGCCGGGCCGGGTGCCAACCTGGCAATGGCCATCGGCTGGGCGCTGCTGTTCAAGCTTGCGATCAGCTCGCCGCAGGGTGCCTTCACCATTCCGATGATGAAAATGGCGGATGCGGGCATGCAGATCAACGGCGTGCTGATGTTGCTCAACCTGCTGCCGATTCCGCCGCTCGATGGGGGGCGCATCGCAGTCAGCCTGCTGCCCGGTCGCCTTGCGTGGCACTTCTCGCGCATCGAGCCCTTCGGTTTTCCTATTCTTCTGCTGTTGCTGTTTAGCGGTTTGCTGGGCGCCATTCTGGGGCCCATGCTCGCCATGTTCCGCTTTTTTCTCGCCCTGATTTTCGGAATCTAA
- a CDS encoding L-threonylcarbamoyladenylate synthase: MAQFFSLHPEQPQARLIRQAAEIIRGGGLVAFPTDSAYALGGLTGDASLLERIRRIRGVDDRHHFTLLCRDLSEISTYARVDNTQYRLLKATTPGPYTFILEGTRELPRRLLHPKRKTIGLRVPEHAVVSALLAELDEPMLSSTLLLPDEDLPLTDPEEIRDRLEKQVDLVIEAGFCGPEATTVIDLTGGGPTLVRAGRGDLAPFGIEED, encoded by the coding sequence ATGGCTCAATTTTTCTCGCTCCATCCGGAGCAACCCCAGGCCCGCCTGATCCGTCAGGCCGCCGAGATCATTCGCGGCGGAGGGCTCGTCGCTTTTCCGACCGATTCCGCGTACGCCCTCGGCGGGCTGACGGGCGACGCCTCGCTGCTTGAGCGCATCCGGCGCATCCGTGGTGTGGACGATCGTCATCACTTCACCCTGCTGTGCCGCGACCTGTCGGAGATCTCGACCTACGCCAGGGTGGATAACACCCAGTACCGCCTGCTCAAGGCGACGACCCCCGGGCCCTATACGTTCATTCTCGAAGGTACGCGCGAGCTGCCCCGACGCCTGCTGCATCCAAAGCGAAAAACGATCGGTCTGAGGGTTCCAGAGCATGCGGTCGTCTCGGCGCTGCTTGCCGAACTGGACGAGCCGATGCTGTCGTCCACGCTTCTGCTGCCGGACGAAGATCTGCCCCTGACCGACCCCGAGGAGATTCGTGATCGCCTTGAAAAACAGGTCGATCTCGTCATCGAAGCGGGCTTTTGCGGTCCCGAGGCAACCACGGTGATCGACCTCACCGGCGGCGGCCCGACCCTGGTGCGCGCAGGTCGGGGCGATCTGGCCCCCTTCGGGATTGAGGAGGACTAG
- a CDS encoding 3',5'-nucleoside bisphosphate phosphatase yields MNADLHCHSTVSDGWLEPEAVVRRAAANGVELLALTDHDELGGLDEAARVAGELGLRFVNGVEISVSFAGETIHIVGLGFDHRHPALIEGLKQVRSGRDARARRISEALEKAGIRDALGGARQFARNPDLVSRAHFARFLVASGVMPDVKTVFEHYLVRGKPGFVEHEWASLEEAVGWIREAGGIAVIAHPARYRLSTAALEELFDRFVAAGGEAVEVVSGAHSEDEMRRFASIARRRNLLASRASDFHGESESPVDLGRCNPLPSDLTPVWSRLG; encoded by the coding sequence ATGAACGCAGACCTGCATTGCCATTCCACGGTGTCCGACGGCTGGCTTGAACCCGAGGCGGTCGTGCGCCGCGCGGCAGCCAACGGTGTCGAACTGCTCGCGCTGACCGATCACGACGAACTCGGCGGACTCGATGAAGCGGCGCGGGTGGCGGGGGAGCTGGGGCTGCGCTTCGTCAATGGTGTCGAAATCTCGGTGTCGTTCGCGGGAGAAACCATTCACATCGTCGGCCTCGGCTTCGATCACCGTCACCCGGCACTGATCGAGGGCCTGAAGCAGGTGCGAAGCGGCCGCGATGCCCGCGCAAGACGGATCTCCGAGGCGCTCGAGAAGGCCGGTATCCGCGACGCACTGGGCGGGGCGAGGCAGTTTGCGCGTAACCCCGACCTCGTCAGCCGCGCCCATTTCGCGCGTTTCCTGGTGGCCAGCGGCGTCATGCCCGACGTCAAGACCGTGTTCGAGCATTACCTCGTACGTGGCAAGCCGGGTTTCGTCGAGCATGAGTGGGCAAGTCTCGAAGAGGCCGTAGGCTGGATTCGCGAGGCGGGCGGCATTGCCGTCATTGCACATCCGGCACGCTACCGTCTGTCGACTGCCGCGCTCGAAGAGCTGTTCGATCGGTTCGTCGCTGCGGGGGGCGAAGCGGTCGAAGTGGTCTCCGGTGCGCACTCCGAAGACGAGATGCGACGTTTTGCAAGCATTGCAAGGCGGCGTAACCTGCTGGCTTCCCGCGCCTCCGACTTTCATGGCGAGAGCGAGAGCCCGGTCGACCTCGGCCGGTGCAATCCGCTTCCGTCAGACCTGACGCCCGTATGGTCGCGCCTGGGTTGA
- a CDS encoding alpha/beta fold hydrolase produces the protein MKSSRSRFLEVRGVRYHVREWGREGAPRLFLLHGWMDVSASFQFIVDALEGDWHVIAPDWRGFGLSQWCGDAYWFPDYFADLDAILEQLQPNGEVRLGGHSLGGNVALMYAGIRPSRVGRVVVMDGFGLVDRSPEEAPGRYEKWLHDLRSPAQFRPYADFDTLAARLCRDNPRLAAEQAVWLARHLGEDDGQGGIRLAGDPAHRRVNPVLYRRAESEACWRRVSAPVLWLEPDDQSVRQRIGVNDESHESAKACLRDVRVATITDAGHNLHHDQPQQVAGIIEAFLRSEHA, from the coding sequence ATGAAATCAAGCCGAAGCCGTTTCCTCGAAGTCCGGGGTGTGCGCTACCACGTTCGAGAGTGGGGGCGGGAAGGTGCGCCTCGTCTGTTCCTGCTTCACGGATGGATGGATGTGTCGGCGTCATTTCAGTTCATTGTCGATGCGCTTGAGGGTGACTGGCATGTCATTGCACCCGACTGGCGCGGATTCGGTCTCAGCCAGTGGTGCGGCGACGCATACTGGTTTCCGGACTACTTTGCCGACCTTGACGCCATTCTCGAGCAGTTGCAGCCAAATGGTGAGGTGCGTCTCGGCGGTCACAGTCTCGGTGGCAACGTGGCGCTGATGTACGCCGGCATCCGGCCGTCACGGGTCGGCCGGGTGGTGGTCATGGACGGCTTCGGTCTGGTGGACCGCTCGCCCGAAGAAGCGCCTGGCCGCTACGAAAAATGGCTGCACGACCTCCGGTCGCCGGCTCAGTTCAGGCCCTACGCCGATTTCGATACCCTGGCGGCACGTCTGTGCCGGGACAATCCGCGCCTGGCTGCCGAGCAGGCCGTCTGGCTGGCGCGTCATCTGGGTGAGGACGACGGGCAGGGCGGCATCAGGCTGGCGGGTGATCCCGCGCACCGACGGGTGAACCCGGTGCTTTACCGTCGAGCCGAGTCCGAAGCCTGCTGGCGCCGGGTGTCGGCGCCGGTATTGTGGCTGGAGCCGGACGATCAGAGCGTGCGGCAACGGATCGGGGTGAACGACGAGTCGCACGAGAGTGCCAAGGCGTGCCTGCGGGATGTCCGGGTAGCGACGATCACGGATGCGGGGCATAACCTGCACCACGATCAGCCGCAGCAGGTGGCCGGGATCATTGAAGCCTTCCTGCGGTCTGAACACGCATGA